The genomic window ACGCCGACTTCGCCCCGGCCCAGGCGGAGGCCATCCGCCGCACGCTCCGGAAACTGATGGAGGACCGCCGATGAGGAGCACGTACCGGATCGCCCACTCTCTCGTACGGCATGAACTCCTGCTGCTGGTGAGCTTGTTGCACTGGATCGGGCGTCGGCCGCACGGGACCGGGGAAGGGGGGCGGGCGTACGGGTACACGCGGGGGCAGGGGGCCATGATGTTCGGCTTCGGGTTCGTGTGCGTCGTCGAGACCGTGACCATGTCCGTCCTGCTGCGCGACTTCCCGCTGGTGCACCGGGCCGTCCTCGTCCTCGACCTCTACACCATCCTCATCGTCGCCGGACTCCACGCGGCCTCCGTCACCCGCCCCCACGTCCTCACCGACACGACCCTTCGCCTGCGCCGCTTCGCCACCGTGGATGTGTGCGTGCCGCTCACCTCCGTCGCGTCCGTCCGCCGTGAGCTGCGTACGACGCATGAGAAGCGGGACGGCGAGCTCAATATGGAGGTCGGCTCGCAGACCACGATCACCCTCGAACTGACCGAACCCGTCGCGTACTCGACCTTCTTCGGGCGCCGCAGGACGGTACGGCTGGTGCGCTTCCACGCGGACGAGTCCGATCAACTCGTGCGACGCCTCAGGGAGTTCACGCGGGATCGACAGGAACGAACCGGACCTTCGCCACTCCCGGCTCGGCCTGCGTGAGCCGTACCCGCAGTCGCTCACCCAGCGGCAGCCGCCCGCCGAGGGTACCCACTACTCGGCCGGTGACCGCCGGGGACTCCAACTGGACGGTTCCGACGGCAGGTTGGCCCTCCGCCACGTCCTCCACGTCCACCACACACCCCTCGAAGACCTCTCCCACCCGGTCCTTGAGCAGCGCCGCCTCGACGATGTCCAGGCACTCGCTCTCCACGCGTTCGGCGCGCCAGGTGCCCTTGGCCATCTCGTCGGGGAGGGTGTCGAAGGCCGCCAGGACCCAGTCGGGGGTCGGGTCGCCGGCCACCGCCGCGAGGCAGATTTCCGCGGTGTAGCGATCGACGAGGCGGCGCAGTGGGGCCGTGCAGTGGGCGTAGGGGGCGGCTACGGCGGAGTGCGTGGTGATGTCGGGGAGGTTGCCGTCGCGGAAGGGCGTGTAGTGCGTGCCGCGTAGCAGGGTCGTGCACTCCAGGAGGAAGGCGGCGTGGCGGGGGTCGTGCGGGTCGAGGGAGCGGACCAGTCGCGCGTACGAGACGTGGTGCGGCCAGTCGATGCGCAGGGCCTTGGCGGTACGGCGGAGGCGGCCGACCTCCCCCGGTCTCGGCCTCGCTCGACCGGGGGGACCCCCATCGTCGGGGGCGGCGGGGAGCGTGCGCAGTATGCCGGTGCCGTGGGCCAGCATCAGCTCGGCCGCGGCCATGCCGGTGAGCAGGGAGAGCTGGGCGTTCCAGCCGGCGGCGGGGAGCGGGGCGCGATACGCCGACGCGTAGCTCACGTTGCCGTCGTCGCCCTCATCTGTGTAGCCGTGCTCGACGATCTCCTGCTCGGGGAGGGTGAGGGAGATGCCGCCGCGTTCGACTTCGAGGCGCTCGCGGAGTTGGCCGATCTCCTTCAGCAGGGCGAGTGGTTCCTCGGCGGTGCCCGCGTCGATCTCCTTCTGTACGCCCTCGTGGTCGAGCCTGGCGCGGCTGCGTACCAGGGCTCGGCGGACATCGACGGTCTCGGTACGGCCGTCCGCGTCGAGGTCCAGCGTCCACAGGACCGCCGGGCAGGTGTGGTCCGGGAGGAGGCCGGCGGCGCCCTCGGAGAGGCAGGCGGGGTGGAGGGGGACCTTGCCGTCGGGGAAGTAGAGGGTCGTCACCCGGCGGTGGGTCTCGGCGTCGAGCGCGGTACCGGGGGTGACGAAGGCGGCGATGTCGGCGACGGCGTACCGGACGCGGTAGCCGCCGTTGCCCGGGCGCCGGGAGAGGTGCATCGCCTGGTCGAGATCGGTGGAATCAAGGGGCGGTCGCGCAGCGACCCGTTGGAAGGGTGGTGGTGGGCGACGGGTGGAAGGGTCGATGGTGAAGAGGGGGATGTCCGTGGCGTCGTACGACGGGAGGCGCGGCGACTTCGCGGCGTGCTCGGCCTCGACGAGGACCTGGAGCGGGAAGGCGTCGGGCACACCGAGTTCCCCGCGCAGCGCGCGCAGGGCCGCCCGCAGGGGAGCCTCGGCGGCACCCGTGACGCGGAGATGGCGGCGGGGCATGGGTCGAGCGTAGGGCGGAGCGGGCGGGACGGCACCCTGGCGACGGCCGTCGGCCGGTCCCGCGTACGAGCGGGTCGGCGTCCCGACGCCAGACCGGCGACCTCGGCCGGAGCCAGTCGCTTCCCTCCCGGTCGGCGTTTCGGAGGCCCGCCCTCCCACCCCGTACGCTGTCGCGGACCCCCGAGAACAAGGAGTACCCGTGCTCGTCCTGCTGCCCCCGTCCGAAGGCAAGGCCCCCTCTTCGGGTGGCGCTCCCCTGAAGCTGGAGGGGCTTTCGCTGCCGGCGCTGACCGGGGCGCGGGAGGCCGTGGTCGGTGAGCTGGTGGAGTTGTGCGCGGGGGACGAGGACAAGGCGCGTGAGGTGCTCGGGCTGAGTGAGGGGCTGCGCGGCGAGATCGCCAAGAACGCGGAGCTGCTGACGGCGGGGACGCGTCCGGCCGGGCAGATCTACACGGGCGTGCTGTACGACGCCCTCGACCTGGCCACCCTGGAGACCGCCGCCAAGCAGCGGGCGGCGCGCTCGCTGCTGGTGTTCTCCGGGCTGTGGGGCGCGGTCCGCGTGACGGACCGTATCCCTTCCTACCGTTGCTCGATGGGCGTGAAGCTGCCCGGCATCGGAGCGCTCGGCACGCACTGGCGTACGCCGATGGCGTCGGCGCTCCCCGAGGCCGCCGGCGACGGACTCGTCCTCGACCTGCGCTCCTCGGCGTACACGGCCGCGTGGAAGCCTCAGGGCGAGGTGGCCGGGCGGACGGCGACCGTACGGGTGCTGCACGCGCCGACGCGGAAGGTCGTCAGCCACTTCAACAAGGCGACCAAGGGCCGGATCGTACGCGGCCTGCTGTCGGCCGGGATCGCACCCAAGGGCCCGGCGGAGCTGGTGGCGGCGTTGCGGGACCTCGGGTATGTGGTGGAGGCGGAGCCTCCGGCGGGGGCCGGGAAGGCTTGGACGCTGGATGTGCTGGTGACCGAGGTTCACTGAGATCGGCCGGGGTTCATTGAGACCGGCCGGAGTTCACTGAGACCGGCCAGGGTTCACTGAGACCGGCCGGGGCTCACTGACGTCCCCCTCGCACCGCCTCACACACCCCCTCCCGCACCCCCTCCCGCACCCATTGCAGCATGCGCAACGCACGTTGTGCATGCTGTGCCACCCGGGCAGGATGACGGCATGCCTTCACCCCTGTCCTCGTCGTCGCGCGTCTCCGTCCTCGACCTGGCGCCCGTCCTGCCTGTGGTCGTCGTCGACGACCCCGTCGACGCCGTGCCGCTCGCGAGGGCGTTGGTCGCGGGCGGGTTGCCGGCGATCGAGGTGACCCTGCGGACGCCGGGCGCGCTCGACGCCGTACGGGCGATCGCGGCGGAGGTTCCGGCCGCGGTGGTCGGGGTCGGCACGGTCATCACCCCCGCGCAGGTGGCGGAGTCCGTCGCGGCGGGCGGCCGTTTCCTGGTCAGCCCGGGCTGGACCGACGTACTGCTGGAGGCGATGCGGGCGTCAGGGGTGCCGTTCCTGCCGGGGGTGTCGACCACGTCGGAGGTCGTGGCGCTGTTGGAGCGCGGGGTGCGGGAGATGAAGTTCTTCCCGGCGCAGGCGGCGGGCGGTACGGCGTATCTGAAGTCGCTCGCCGGGCCGCTGCCCCAGGCCCGCTTCTGCCCGACCGGCGGGATCGGGCGGGCCAACGCGCCGGAGTATCTGTCCCTCCCCAACGTCGGCTGTGTGGGCGGCACCTGGATGCTGCCGACCGATGCCGTGGCGGCGCGGGACTGGGAGCGGATCGAGGCGCTGGCACGGGAGGCGGCGGCGCTCAAACCCTGACGCGGCGACGCCCGAGCCCGAGACAGCGGGTTCTCAGCTCAAGCCCGAGACAGCGGGGCTCAAGCTCAGACCGAGGCAGCGGCGCTCAAGCCCCCGCCGACGGCCCCTCCGCCACGGGTCAGCGCAGGTGTGACGTGTCGTTGAGGAGGCGGAGGGTGGCGTTGCCGTCCGTGTAGTAGGCCAGGGCCGACAGCGAGGCGGCGGAGAGTTCCATGCGGAACAGGGACTCCGGGGGTGCGCCGAGGGCCAGGCGTACGAGGGTCTTGATGGGCGTGACGTGGGTGACGAGCAGGACGGTACGGCCCCTGTGCGCCGCGACGAGCTTGTCCCGGGTGGCGGCGACCCGGTGGGCGACCGCCTCGAAGCTCTCGCCGCCGCCGGTGGGTTCGGCGTCCGGTGAGGCCAGCCAGGCGTTCATGTCGTCCGGGTACCGCTCCCGCACCTCGCCGAAGCTCAGCCCCTCCCACGCACCGAAGTCCGTCTCCCGCAGCCCGTCCTCGACCGTCACTTTCAGCCCGAGCCGGGCCGCGACGATCCCCGCCGTCTCGCGACAGCGGGCCAGCGGCGACGACACGACCTCCTGAATCGTCCCCCGGGCGGCCAGCGCGGCGGCGACCCGCTCCGCCTGATACCGGCCGACATCGGAGAGGGAAGGGTCCGAACCGCCGCTCCCCGAGAACCGCTTCTGGGGGGTGAGGGGGGTCTCGCCGTGGCGCAGGAGCACGAATGTCGCGGGGGTGCCGAGATCGGGGGCGGCGGTGGCGACGTTCCTGGCGGCACGGATGTCGGCGGCGGCTTTGGACACTCGCGCCTCGTTCGCAGGTGCCTCGTCCGCTCGCGCCTCGTTCGCAGGTGCCTCGTTCGCACGTGCCTCGTTCGCACGTGCCTCGTCCGCTCGTGCCTCGTCCGCTCGTACCTCGTCCGCTCGTACCTCGTCCGCACGTGCCGCGTTCGCACGTACCTCGTCCTCACGTGCCGCGGTGGTCGCCCCCGCCAGGGCTGCTCTCGCCTTCGCCGCACCCGCCGTCGCGTCCCCCGGCGGGCCCGACGGCTCGGGCGGGGCGGCTGCAGCGGCCCGTGCCGCACGCGCGTCCAGCTCTGCCGTGGAGGCGGCCGCCGACCACTGCTCGCCCCGCTTCCCCGCGTCCATCGCCTCGTTGGCGAGGCGGTCGGCGTGTTTGTTCTGGTCGCGTGGGATCCACTCGTAGGTGACCTGGCCGGGTGGGAAGACACGGGCGGCCGCGGCGGCGAGGGGCTTCATGTCGGGGTGTTTGATCTTCCAGCGGCCCGACATCTGTTCGACGACGAGCTTGGAGTCCATGCGGACCCGGACGGTGGCCGTCACGTCCAGCTCGTACGCCGCCTTGAGGCCCGCGATGAGACCCCGGTACTCGGCGACGTTGTTCGTGGCGACCCCGATGTACTCGGCGGCCTCCACCAACGCCTCGCCCGTCGCCGCGTCGAGGACGACGGAACCGTAGCCCGCGGGCCCCGGGTTGCCCCGGGAACCGCCGTCGGCCTCGACGATGAACTCCCGCACGCCTGAGCCCCTTACCGCCGCTTACCGCCCCTTGCCTGCCCTTACCTCCCCTTGCCGCCCCTAGAGGCCCGACTCGGACGTACGTACCAGAATGCGGCGGCAGTTCTCGCAGCGGACGACCGTGTCGGGCGTGGCCTTGCGGATGTCGTTGATGTCGGTGATCGACAGCTCCTGGCGGCAGCCCTGGCAGGTGCGCTGGTACAGCTTGGCCGCGCCGATGCCGCCCTGCTGGTCGCGCAGCTTGTCGTAGAGCTTGAGGAGGTCCGCGGGGATCGCCCCCGCGATGACCTCGCGCTCCTTCGTCACCGTCGCCACCTCGCCGTCGATCTCCTCGAACGCGGCGTCCCGGCGCGCGGTCGCGTCGTCGACCTTGCCCTGGACGGCACCGACCCGCTCGGTCAGCTCGGCGACCCGCTCCTGCGCGGACTCCCGGCGCTCCATGACCTCCAGGACGATGTCCTCCAGGTCGCCCTGCCGCTTGGCGAGGGAGGCGATCTCGCGCTGGAGGTTCTCCAGGTCCTTCGGGGAGGTGATCGCACCCGAGTCCAGGCGCTGCTGGTCGCGGACGGAACGCTGACGCACCTGGTCCACGTCCTGCTCGGCCTTGGTCTGCTCGCGGGCGGTGTCGCTCTCCTCGGTCTGCGCGGCGACCAGGAGGTCGCGCAGTTGAGTCTGGTCTTTCGTCAGCGACTCGATCTCGGCGTGCTCGGGCAGCGACCTGCGCTTGTGCGCCAGCTGCTGCAGGCGTACGTCGAGGTCCTGGACGTCGAGGAGTCGGATCTGGTCGGCGGGCGCGGCGTTCAGTTGGGGGCTCCCAGTGGGTCAGAAGAAGAGGGGGTGCGCGAAGCGCTCGTTGGAAGGGCGGTGGTGGGCGACGGGTGGGCGGACGCCGCGTGGGCGGTCCAGGGGTCGGTGACCGTCTTGGAGACGTGGACGCGCAGTCCCCATCCCTCCCGGTCGGAGATCTCGTCGAGCTGGGCGGCGGCCAGCTCGCACCAGGGCCACTCGGTGGCCCAGTGCGCCGCGTCCAGCAGCGCGAGGGGGGTACCGGAGCCTTCCGTCGTCCGGGCGACGGCCTCGGAGGCCGGGTGGTGGCGCAGGTCCGCGGTGAGGAAGGCGTCGACTCCGGCCGCGCGTACGTCGTCGAAGAGGCTGTCGCCGGAGCCGCCGCTGACGGCGACCGTGCGGACGAGCGCCGCGGGATCGCCGGCGACCCGGATGCCCTGCGCGGTGGCGGGCAGCCGCTCGGCGGCCCGCGCGGCCAGCTCCCGTACGGTCAGGGGGTGGTCCAGCTCGCAGACCCGGCCCAGACCGCGCCGCCCGGTGGGGTCGGCGGCGTCCGGCACGAGGGGGCGTACGACCCTCAGGTCCAGCGCCCCGGCGAGGGCGTCGCTGACCCCGGGATCGGCGGTGTCGGCGTTGGTGTGGGCGACGTGCAGCGCGATGTCGTTCTTGATGAGGGTGTGCACGACCCGGCCCTTGAAGGTGGAGGCCGCCACCGTCGTCGTACCGCGCAGATAGAGCGGATGGTGGGTGACCAGCAGGTCCGCGCCCAGTTTCACCGCTTCCTCGACGATCTCCCGCACCGGGTCCACGGCGAACAGGACCCGCGTGACCTCCTGGTCGGGGTCTCCACAGACCGTGCCGACCGCGTCCCACTCCTCGGCCCTCTCGGGCGGCCAGAGGGCGTCGAGCGCGGCGATGACTTCAGACAGACGGGGCACGCACAAAGGCTACCTGCACCGCTCCCGTCCCAGACCGGCCGCGGGTCACTCGACCAGCCGCCCCACGGCCGGCCCGTACGCCCCGGGGGATCGCCCGCCCCTTTCCGTACCCCGCCAGCACATCCGGCGCCGTTCCCTCAGGCGAATCACGGGACGAGCATCCTTATGTGTGAAGGGGGTGCGTGTTGTCCCACGTCTGTGCGTGCGAAAACTAGCTTCGTCGCCGGAGGTGATCGAACGATGACGGCCTGTACATCCCCCTCACCCACGACGGGCCACGGGAACAAGACGGGACGGGAGATCGGCGACGATACGGACGGCAGCGAATGGACGGGCGGAAGGGAAGGGAACGGCGGGCCCCACGGGTCCGCGGCGCCACCCGGCTGTGTGATCACCGCCGACGGGACGTACGCGGCACGCCTCGCGCTCGACGGCGAGTCCTGGTTCCCCGAGCGCTGGACCCTGGACGGCCCCGAGCCGTACGCCGTGCCCCTGCCCGGCAACCAGCCGGAGGAGCCCGGCACCGAAGTGCTCCCCATGACCGACGGCCGGGTCCTCATCCACCGGCTGGCGGCCGACCGGCACCTGTTCTCGCTGCTCTACCCGACCGGGCCCGGCACCGGTGAACTCCAGCTCGGCGCGGTCCAGTGCGCCGACCCGGCGGCCGAGTTGCGGCTGCTGCCGCCCGCACCGTGCGGGGAGCGGGCGTACGCCCTCGCCCTGGGCCGGAGCGCCACGGCCGTGTGGCTGGTGGCGGGCGGCGCGTTCGGGCCGGAGCTGCTGGCGCAGGTGCCGGGGCGGTGCTCGGGCGGGGTCTGGCTGGACCGGGCGGGCCGGCTGCTCGCCCTGGACCAGGAGCTGGACGGCGGGACGAAGTCGGTGGCGGTCGATCTGGAGCAGGGTGGCGCTGTCTCGCCGCTGCTCCAGATCGCGGACGACAGCAACGACCGGCTGCTGCTCGCCGACCCCGACAGCGGGCTGCTCCTGATCCGCTCCGACGCGCCCTCCCCCGGCCACGAGCGGCTCGGCTGGGGCGTGCTGGGCAGCACGCTGCCGGTCCGCTTCCCGGAGTGCCTGCGGGTTCCCGACGGCCACCGCATCACCCCGTTCGCCATCCAGCCGGGCCAGATCCTGACCCCGGAGAGCTGCGGGGTCGCTTTGCGCGTCGACGGCGCCCGCGGCAGCTGGGTCGGCGTCTGGCGCCCGGCCGCACGCCGTGTCCTCCATCTGCCCGCCCCCGAGGGCTGGTTGGCGGGGGCGGGGCTGTGGAGCCGGGAGGGGGTGCTGCAACTGCCGTACTCGACAGGGGCAGTGCGGTGCGGGGTGGCTCGGGTGGGGGTGTCCTGGGAGGAGGAAGCGCGGGAGTGCCAGGATCGGGAGGGGGGCCGGGAGGGATCGCGGGAGAGGGGTCCTGGCTCCGAAGGAGCCCTGGGGGCGGACGCCGGGGACGCGTCGCCGCGGCCCGAACGGTCGAGTGCGGAGCCGTCGAGTGCGGGGCCGTCGGACGCGGAGCCGTCGGACGCGTCACCGTCCGGGCCTGTCGTCGCCCGCCCCGTGCCCTTGCAGCAGGCGCCGTTGGAGGGGCGAATGCCGGAGGAGGTGACCGTCGGGTGAACGTGATGTGCGGACTGCGGGGGAAGTGGGCGCGGCAGGGCCGACACGCCCTTGGACGGCTTCGAACCGCGCACGACGGCCCGTTAAAATCACCCGCCTACAAGAAGATCATCCGACGGGGAACACTTCCAATGAACGACGCGTACACAACCCAGCCGCCCGCCGCCCGCCACCCCCACGAGGCGGAAGGCCACGGCAGGCACCGGGGCCAGATCTCGGCCCAGGAAGCCGAAACGGCCCCTCGCGGACGCCACCGCAAGCCGGCCGAGCACAAGGAGTCGACGACGTCCGCCTGAACGGCGGCACAAGTCCCCTCCGGCCACCTCTGGAGAAACGTCAATGCGACGCCAGAACCGGCCACGACGGAACGGCCCCGCCCGTCATTGACGGGCGGGGCCGTTCCGTCGCGTAAGGGGCCGTTGCGTCGCGTAGGGGGCCGTTGCGGCGTAGGGGGTCCTCGGTCGACGGTCGGGGGTCCTCGGTCGACGGTCGGGGGTCCTCGGTCGACGGTCGGGGGTCCTCGGTCGACGGTCACTTCGTTCGCCGACGGTGAGCCTCACTCCCCCGCCGCCCCCGGTCCGTGCCTGAGTCCCAGCACCTCCGCCGCCGCGAACGTCTCGCCCCGCGGCCGGTCGACGTAGTACGGCGTGAGCAGGCCGTCCAGTTCGTCGTACGTGAACGCGTCCTGCTTGGTATCGAACTTCGCCTGCACCCGGGGCCGTTCGACGATCGCGACCATGCCGCCGTGTACGACGAAGAGCTGGCCGTTCACCTGTGCGGCGGCCGGGGACGCCAGATAGCCGACGAGCGGGGCGACGTGTTCGGGGGCGAGGGGGTCGAGGGCGGTGTCGTCGCCCTCCGCCGGGCCCGGCAGTCCCGCGAAGACGTCCTCGGTCATCCGGGTCCGGGCGCGCGGGCAGATGACGTTCGCGGTGACGCCGTACCTGGCGAGTGCGAGGGCCGTGGAGGTGGTCAGACCGACGATTCCGCCTTTCGCGGCGGCGTAGTTGGGCTGTCCGGCGGAGCCGGCGAGGAAGGCCTCGGAGGAGGTGTTCACGATGCGCCCGTGGACCGGCCCGCCCTCACCCGACTTCGCCCGTGCGCGCCAGTGGGCGGAGGCGAACCGGGTCGTGTTGAAGTGCCCCTTGAGGTGAACCCGGATGACCGAGTCCCACTCCTCCTCCGCCATCGAGAAGACCATACGGTCGCGCAGGATGCCCGCGTTGTTGACGAGGATGTCCAGCTTGCCGAACTCCGCGACCGCCAACTCGACCAGTTCCCGGGCCTGTTCGTGGTCGGACACGTCCCCGGTGTGCCCCACGGCGTGACCGCCCGTCGCGCGGATCGACGCCGCGACCTCTTCCGCGGGCCCGGTGTCCGCCTCCCCGGAACCGTCCCGCCCCGGCCGGCCGTAGTCGTTGACGACGACGGCCGCGCCCAGCCGGGCCAGCTCCAGCGCCTCGGCCCGGCCGAGCCCGCGCCCCGCGCCGGTGACGATCGCGGACAGTCCTTCGAGCGGCAGTGCCATTCCCAAGCCCCTCTCCTCCCGCACCCGGGCGGTGGTCAGATCCCGCACCTGGGCGGTGGTCAGATCTCGATGCAGGTCCGGAGCGCCACCCCGGTCCGCATCTGGTCCAGTGCCTCGTTGATGTCGGAGAGGGGCACCCGGTGGGTGATGAGGCCCGCGAGGTCGATACGGCCGGCCCGCCAGAGGGCGATGGTCCGCTCGTAGGAGCGCAGGATGTCTCCGCCGCCGTACATGGAGGGCAGGATCCGCTTCTCGTCGAAGAACAGCTCGAACATGCTGAGTTGGAGGAAGTCGTCCATGGCGCCCGCGCCGACGACGACGAGGGTGCCGCCGCGCCGCGTGGTCTCGTACGCGGTGCGGGCGGTGGTCGAGCGGCCGACGACCTCGAAGACGTAGTCGAAGCCCTCGCCGCCGGTGACGGACTGCTTGGCGTCGGCCAACTCATCCGGCGAAACGGCCTTGGTGGCACCGAACTTGAGTGCCGCCTCGCGACGGGAGGCCACCGGGTCGACGGCGACGATCTCGGCGGCGCCCTTGAGCCGGGCGCCCTGGATCGCCGAGATGCCGACGCCGCCGCAGCCGATGACGGCGACCGACGAACCGGCCTCCACGTCGGCGGTGTTGAGGGCCGCGCCGAGCCCGGTGGTGACGCCGCAGCCGATGAGGGCGGCGATGTCGAAGGGCACGTCGTCCGGTATCGGCACGGCGCAGCCGGCGTCGACGACGACCTCCTCGGTGAAGGTGCCGGTGCCCGCCATGCCGAAGACGTCCCCGGCGGGCCGCTTGAAGTTGGGCGTACCGGCGTTGAGGAATCCGGCGAGGCAGAGCTGTGTCTGTCCGCGCTTGCACGCCGGACAGGTGCCGCAGGCCGGGAGCCAGCACACCACGACCCGGTCACCGGGCTTCAAGTCCCGCACACCTTCGCCGACTTCGACTATCTCGCCGGCCCCCTCGTGCCCGGGGACGAACGGCCCGGGCTGGGGCAGCACCCCCGCCATCGCGGACAGGTCCGAGTGGCACAGCCCGGTGGCCCGCACCCGGATCCTCACCCTGCCCGGACCGAAGCCCACCGCCTCGACGTCGTCGAGCACATCGAGCTTGTCCTGGCCGATCTCATGCAGTACGGCTGCGCGCATTGGTGCGGCTCCCCTCGGAGTACCTGTCCCCTACGGTTGTACTGAGCTGCTGTTCCGTCTGCTCATTCGTGCTCGACGAGGGTGTCCGCCAGCACCGGCGCGTCGTCCCTCCCCCACTCTCGGCTTCGCTCGAGCGGGGGGACCCCCATGCCAGCCGTCACCGTCACCCGCACCGAGCGGTCGTCCGGCGTCCACATCCGGATGCGGAGGGTCTCGCCCGGGAAGACGACTCCCGCGAAGCGCGTCCCGTACGAGCGGACGCGGCCGACGTCCCCGCCGAGCACCGTGTCCACCACGGCCTTCAACGTCATCCCGTAGGTGCACAGCCCGTGCAGGATCGGCCGGTCGAACCCGGCGCGCCCGGCGAACTCCGGGTCGGCGTGCAACGGGTTCCAGTCGCCGGAGAGACGGTAGAGCAGCGCCTGGTCCTCGCGGACGACCCGCTCGACCTCCTTGTCGGGCGCGGTCGTCGGCGGTTCCTGCCGGGCGGACGGCCCGCGCTCACCGCCCCAGCCGCCCTCGCCGCGTACGAAGATCTGCGCCTCGTTCGCCCACAACGGGCCGTCGGCGTCGGCGACCTCGGTCCGCATGACCAGGACGGCCGCCTTGCCCTTGTCGTACACCGCCGCCACGCGGGAGGTCGCGGTCGCCCGCCCCTCGACCGGGATCGGCCGATGCAGCTCGATGCGCTGGCCGCCGTGCAGGACCTTCGCGAGGTCCACGTCGACGCCGGGTGCGTTCAGGCCGCCGATGACGTCCGGTGAGCCCGCGCCCGCGACGGTGGCGAAGCTCGGCAGGACGTGCAGCCGGGACTCCAGCGTGTAGCGCAGCTCGTCGGGGTCGGTCGCGGGGAGGCCGGCGCCGATACCGAGGTGGTAGAGCAGGACGTCCTTACGGGTCCACGCGATCTCGGCGGAACGGGGCGCGGCCGCGAGGGCCTTGGCTGCGTCGATGGGCATGGGGCTCCTGTGCGGTGTGGGGCGGGTGGTGGGTGGCTTGCGCTGAGGAACCTCGGTACGACCGTCCGCACCAGCGGCCGCACCGAGGTCGTCACAGGGACCTGGAACCCGCCCACCTAGAACGCGTTCCAGTCCGGCGAACCTCTGTATAGCCGAGCCACGTACACATGTGAAGTCTCCTGACAGTACGTCAGATATGTGTCCAGGGTCCGGCTCGGGAGGGCGGGGAGAGGCCGGAGAGGGGAGGGCCTCGGAGCGCTGGGGAGGGCCGCCGCCGCTCCGCCCGCCCATGACATTTGTCCTGCCGGACTCCGTACACGCGCATCTGCCGGGCGCAGCCCCGCGTTCGTAGTGTCGAGGGCATGACGCAGACGGAAGCGGACAGGGCGGGCAGGGCGGCAGCGGGTGCCGGGCACACGGAGGACGCGGGTGCTGGAGGCACGG from Streptomyces sp. DSM 40750 includes these protein-coding regions:
- a CDS encoding Zn-dependent alcohol dehydrogenase codes for the protein MRAAVLHEIGQDKLDVLDDVEAVGFGPGRVRIRVRATGLCHSDLSAMAGVLPQPGPFVPGHEGAGEIVEVGEGVRDLKPGDRVVVCWLPACGTCPACKRGQTQLCLAGFLNAGTPNFKRPAGDVFGMAGTGTFTEEVVVDAGCAVPIPDDVPFDIAALIGCGVTTGLGAALNTADVEAGSSVAVIGCGGVGISAIQGARLKGAAEIVAVDPVASRREAALKFGATKAVSPDELADAKQSVTGGEGFDYVFEVVGRSTTARTAYETTRRGGTLVVVGAGAMDDFLQLSMFELFFDEKRILPSMYGGGDILRSYERTIALWRAGRIDLAGLITHRVPLSDINEALDQMRTGVALRTCIEI
- a CDS encoding MaoC/PaaZ C-terminal domain-containing protein, translating into MPIDAAKALAAAPRSAEIAWTRKDVLLYHLGIGAGLPATDPDELRYTLESRLHVLPSFATVAGAGSPDVIGGLNAPGVDVDLAKVLHGGQRIELHRPIPVEGRATATSRVAAVYDKGKAAVLVMRTEVADADGPLWANEAQIFVRGEGGWGGERGPSARQEPPTTAPDKEVERVVREDQALLYRLSGDWNPLHADPEFAGRAGFDRPILHGLCTYGMTLKAVVDTVLGGDVGRVRSYGTRFAGVVFPGETLRIRMWTPDDRSVRVTVTAGMGVPPLERSREWGRDDAPVLADTLVEHE